Proteins from a genomic interval of Kitasatospora kifunensis:
- a CDS encoding helix-turn-helix domain-containing protein, whose protein sequence is MSNIRLSREVVERHARRSGDTSNRLISARTGIHEATLSHLFSGRRSPSLEVALLISNAYGTTVNELLQNAA, encoded by the coding sequence ATGTCCAACATTCGGCTCAGCCGAGAAGTCGTCGAACGGCACGCTCGACGCAGCGGTGACACCAGTAACCGGCTGATCTCCGCCCGCACTGGCATCCACGAGGCAACCCTGTCGCACCTGTTCAGTGGTCGCCGCAGCCCGTCCCTGGAAGTCGCGCTGCTGATCTCGAACGCCTACGGCACCACGGTCAACGAACTGCTCCAGAACGCAGCCTGA
- a CDS encoding helix-turn-helix domain-containing protein, giving the protein MADMKAFADWLHEQMIAAGYDLSSQRSGGKSKLANDAGVALSQVQRALGGTTRPDIVTLRAIAHALDIPMKVMLVRSGTVDAGDLDEQVLPASDLDVRTLGLQRGVPADKLDHWVAIVDAVTGTFAAERQHHGSATP; this is encoded by the coding sequence ATGGCCGACATGAAGGCGTTCGCAGACTGGCTCCACGAGCAGATGATCGCCGCCGGCTACGACCTGAGCAGCCAGCGCTCCGGCGGCAAGAGCAAGCTCGCCAACGATGCAGGCGTCGCTCTCTCCCAGGTCCAGCGTGCCCTCGGCGGGACAACACGTCCCGACATCGTCACCCTGCGGGCCATCGCCCATGCCCTTGATATCCCGATGAAGGTCATGCTCGTGCGGTCCGGCACTGTGGACGCAGGGGACCTGGACGAGCAGGTGCTGCCAGCTTCGGATCTCGACGTGCGCACCCTGGGGCTCCAGCGCGGCGTTCCGGCCGACAAGCTCGATCACTGGGTCGCGATCGTCGACGCGGTCACCGGAACGTTCGCCGCCGAGCGGCAGCATCACGGTTCTGCAACTCCCTGA
- a CDS encoding SHOCT domain-containing protein, translated as MALFKKSQPSDSSGPAPLAEYKVVYKGGLADLPKAKVAGIEFRVWGDRFTLDPTAAAKRFWTPLAIPFSAISDLKIVTRQVGTGQAILAGANARNLAQDNNIHFHFQDAAGQQVILRVEMLTGVTVQGQAKKAAEFNDLLQAHGIRRLFGGAPQAAATAPTGGSLADEIAKLQQLLQAGALSQTEFEQAKARLLG; from the coding sequence ATGGCCCTCTTCAAGAAGTCCCAGCCCTCTGACTCTTCCGGTCCGGCGCCGCTCGCCGAGTACAAGGTCGTCTACAAGGGGGGCCTGGCGGACCTGCCGAAGGCGAAGGTCGCGGGGATCGAGTTCCGGGTCTGGGGCGATCGGTTCACGCTCGACCCGACCGCGGCGGCCAAAAGGTTCTGGACGCCGCTCGCGATCCCCTTCTCCGCCATCTCCGACCTGAAGATCGTCACCCGGCAAGTCGGCACAGGGCAGGCGATCCTCGCCGGCGCCAACGCCCGGAACTTGGCGCAGGACAACAACATCCACTTCCACTTCCAGGACGCTGCCGGCCAACAAGTCATCCTGCGCGTCGAGATGCTCACCGGCGTCACCGTCCAGGGCCAGGCCAAGAAGGCCGCCGAGTTCAACGACCTGCTGCAGGCCCACGGCATTCGGCGGCTCTTCGGTGGCGCGCCCCAGGCAGCAGCCACGGCGCCGACCGGCGGCTCGCTGGCCGATGAGATCGCCAAGCTGCAGCAGCTCCTGCAGGCTGGCGCCCTGAGCCAGACCGAGTTCGAGCAGGCGAAGGCCCGGCTCCTCGGGTAG
- a CDS encoding methyltransferase domain-containing protein, translated as MTATNQDRPAAPGRSFPVSDPWVAAFEAVPRAQFLPDLMWAHDMARGASVPVDRTADPGAWNAAAQADIPIVTQWDDGRHRGSPPGTVPTSSASMPSVVAAMLDDLDVSPGMRVLEIGAGTGWNAGLLTHRLGGSQVVSMEVDPAVAETARQNLAASGLHPTVITGDGYAGHPAGAPYDRIIATCGMRQIPQAWVEQLRPGGIIVAPWGTHFENGDALVRLAISQDGIAAGPFLRPVEFMKLRAQRLRPPQHPAEFPGDADTSTTTLRLPFGPWEAFPFAAGLRLDGVTHVAGRRGDEQAVWLYGLADQSWAATVFRDGVDHATVWQSGPRRLWDEIEAAYQWWTAVGQPGFERFGLTVDQDGERAWLDHPANLVRAR; from the coding sequence GTGACCGCCACCAATCAGGACCGTCCCGCTGCGCCGGGGCGGTCCTTCCCTGTCTCCGACCCCTGGGTCGCGGCGTTCGAGGCCGTCCCTCGCGCCCAGTTCCTGCCCGACCTGATGTGGGCACACGACATGGCCCGAGGCGCCAGCGTCCCTGTCGACCGCACGGCGGACCCGGGCGCCTGGAACGCTGCCGCGCAGGCCGACATCCCGATCGTCACCCAGTGGGACGACGGGCGGCACCGTGGCAGCCCGCCAGGCACAGTGCCGACCAGCTCGGCGAGCATGCCATCCGTCGTCGCGGCCATGCTGGACGACCTCGACGTGAGCCCAGGTATGCGCGTTCTGGAGATCGGCGCCGGTACCGGCTGGAACGCCGGGCTGCTCACGCACCGGCTCGGCGGCTCACAGGTCGTCAGCATGGAGGTGGATCCCGCCGTTGCCGAGACCGCCCGCCAGAACCTGGCTGCCAGCGGCCTCCATCCGACTGTGATCACTGGCGATGGCTATGCAGGCCACCCAGCCGGGGCCCCCTACGACCGGATCATCGCCACATGCGGCATGCGGCAGATTCCGCAGGCCTGGGTCGAGCAGCTCCGCCCCGGCGGCATCATCGTGGCCCCCTGGGGGACCCACTTCGAGAATGGCGACGCGCTCGTCCGACTGGCCATCTCCCAGGACGGCATCGCGGCTGGCCCTTTTCTGCGGCCGGTGGAGTTCATGAAGCTGCGCGCACAGCGTCTCCGCCCACCCCAGCATCCGGCCGAGTTCCCCGGCGACGCCGACACCAGCACCACGACCCTGCGGCTGCCGTTCGGCCCGTGGGAGGCGTTCCCGTTCGCCGCCGGCCTGCGCCTGGATGGCGTGACCCACGTTGCTGGTCGCCGTGGCGACGAGCAGGCGGTGTGGCTGTACGGGCTCGCCGACCAGTCTTGGGCGGCCACGGTCTTCCGGGATGGTGTCGACCACGCCACGGTGTGGCAGTCGGGGCCTCGACGGCTCTGGGATGAGATCGAGGCCGCGTATCAGTGGTGGACGGCCGTGGGCCAGCCGGGCTTTGAGCGGTTCGGACTGACCGTCGATCAGGATGGCGAGCGGGCATGGCTCGACCATCCCGCCAACCTCGTAAGGGCAAGGTGA
- a CDS encoding GntR family transcriptional regulator, whose amino-acid sequence MTGDQTRRVADELRAAIEAGEFGPGSKLPSGEEIAERYGVHRGTAMKSVRALAADGYVEIRGRQGAYVRERPRSRIVVRDRTVYRDEIGYFFDQNAKDWVAIEAPTRGLAVPPDHVADILGVPRGQDVLVRDRRMGPPTPKQVLQLASSYIPVALVGEIPALGAEKPGPGGIYDRAEEYFKAPISWDEAAWTRSPTEEEQAALKISKAIPVLVVTRTSHIRRGDETIAIEVNETRMSGERFALAYQVQRDSSAAWPRTG is encoded by the coding sequence ATGACCGGGGATCAGACCCGCCGTGTCGCAGATGAATTGCGGGCGGCGATCGAGGCCGGCGAGTTTGGCCCCGGCTCTAAGTTGCCCTCAGGGGAGGAGATCGCCGAACGGTACGGTGTCCACAGGGGTACTGCCATGAAGTCCGTCCGCGCGCTGGCGGCTGACGGCTACGTGGAGATCCGTGGCCGACAGGGGGCCTACGTGCGCGAGCGTCCGCGTAGCCGCATCGTCGTCCGGGACCGCACGGTCTACCGCGACGAGATCGGCTACTTCTTCGATCAGAACGCAAAAGACTGGGTGGCCATCGAGGCGCCGACCCGCGGACTTGCTGTCCCGCCCGACCACGTCGCCGACATCCTCGGCGTGCCGCGCGGACAGGACGTCCTCGTCCGAGATCGCCGGATGGGGCCGCCCACGCCGAAGCAGGTCCTCCAACTCGCTAGCAGCTACATCCCGGTGGCCCTGGTCGGAGAGATCCCCGCGCTGGGGGCCGAGAAGCCCGGCCCGGGCGGGATCTATGACCGGGCCGAAGAATACTTCAAGGCGCCGATCAGCTGGGACGAAGCGGCTTGGACTCGCTCGCCCACGGAGGAGGAGCAGGCGGCCCTGAAGATCTCGAAGGCGATCCCGGTCCTCGTCGTTACCCGTACCAGTCATATCCGGCGCGGTGACGAGACCATCGCCATTGAGGTGAACGAAACCCGCATGTCAGGCGAGCGATTCGCGCTGGCGTACCAGGTTCAGCGCGACTCTTCCGCCGCTTGGCCGCGCACCGGCTGA
- a CDS encoding NUDIX domain-containing protein: MTEAFETVRRTADAVVVTADGRNLLLIERDWPPFEGAWALPGGHVDRGETSRAAAARELLEETGILLATNELAQIGVWDQPGRDPRGRYVTVAYLAVVPAGTPIIAGDDARAARWWPINSLPPLAFDHADIIAAALTRR; the protein is encoded by the coding sequence ATGACCGAGGCCTTCGAAACCGTCCGCCGCACAGCAGACGCAGTGGTCGTCACAGCCGATGGCCGCAATCTGCTGCTGATCGAGCGCGACTGGCCGCCCTTCGAGGGGGCCTGGGCCCTCCCCGGCGGCCACGTAGACAGGGGGGAAACGAGCCGCGCCGCAGCCGCCCGCGAGCTGCTCGAGGAAACCGGAATCCTCCTGGCCACCAACGAGCTGGCCCAGATCGGCGTCTGGGACCAGCCTGGCCGGGACCCGCGCGGCAGGTACGTCACCGTCGCCTACCTCGCCGTCGTCCCGGCTGGCACCCCGATCATCGCCGGGGACGACGCCCGCGCCGCCCGCTGGTGGCCGATCAACTCCCTGCCGCCGCTCGCATTCGACCACGCGGACATCATCGCCGCCGCCCTCACCCGCCGCTAA
- a CDS encoding protein transporter Sec31, which translates to MKYRAEDRTRLIPHTIDGITEMVPEDYTVHVPVPPHDWDRIILTAATAATAAILTASVVWSTSSVGALLGRSVESAIAYGAASVFDLVWIVCMAVEWLNRYNPRGAVLPRRAGHIALVIAMAAVCTNGWLTGGVAPGIIGAAVSALAKGTWTIVMKHTAKPLDPLTQGWVDRQMSEAGGRLALGSVRRQVARADGQYAAQIAALTPDGPDTDNGQPDTVSGTVRAAVRAALTTMPGAAPDEIVRQLAHAGIHTDEDTVRRLSGQQDSTSGKVLRLTATAGPSIADTIRTQVSAGVSDPVAVLAQVRTVHGSDVRADTVLRTLRRISRTA; encoded by the coding sequence GTGAAGTACCGCGCCGAAGATCGAACCCGCCTGATCCCGCACACCATCGACGGCATCACCGAGATGGTCCCGGAGGACTACACCGTCCACGTGCCCGTCCCACCCCATGACTGGGACCGCATCATCCTCACCGCCGCCACTGCGGCCACCGCGGCCATCCTCACGGCGTCCGTCGTCTGGTCCACCAGTAGCGTCGGCGCGCTTCTCGGCCGGTCTGTCGAATCCGCCATCGCCTACGGCGCGGCTAGCGTCTTCGACCTCGTCTGGATCGTCTGTATGGCCGTCGAATGGCTGAACCGCTATAACCCCCGCGGCGCCGTCCTCCCCCGCCGCGCCGGCCACATTGCACTCGTGATCGCTATGGCCGCGGTGTGCACCAACGGCTGGCTCACTGGGGGCGTCGCCCCCGGCATCATCGGCGCGGCCGTCTCCGCCCTCGCTAAGGGCACCTGGACCATCGTCATGAAGCACACCGCCAAGCCGCTGGACCCGCTCACACAGGGCTGGGTGGACCGGCAGATGTCCGAAGCAGGCGGCCGCCTCGCCCTCGGCTCCGTCCGCCGCCAGGTCGCGCGGGCCGACGGACAGTACGCCGCCCAGATCGCCGCCCTCACCCCGGACGGGCCGGACACGGACAACGGACAGCCGGACACCGTGTCCGGGACAGTCCGGGCAGCTGTCCGCGCCGCCCTCACCACCATGCCCGGCGCCGCCCCCGACGAGATCGTCCGACAGCTGGCCCACGCCGGGATCCACACCGATGAGGACACCGTCCGACGCCTGTCCGGACAGCAGGACAGCACGTCAGGGAAGGTGCTGCGTCTCACCGCCACCGCCGGGCCGAGCATCGCGGACACCATCCGGACACAGGTATCCGCAGGCGTGTCCGACCCGGTCGCTGTCCTCGCCCAAGTCCGGACTGTCCACGGATCCGATGTCCGCGCGGACACCGTCCTGCGGACACTGCGCCGGATCTCCCGCACCGCCTGA
- a CDS encoding Pycsar system effector family protein, whose protein sequence is MMDQNLDQALADLAADIARTDGKSSLYLAVDGVTVAGLAALASANVPVAGLVLAGTSGAATVAAATLGIRAARPNLGGDDAEGWPRWAKAEPEEILADLAEDRRLAKIRKLSQICKRKMRHLQWCADCTLAGLIALALAAVVTIAS, encoded by the coding sequence ATGATGGATCAGAACCTCGACCAGGCGCTCGCCGATCTGGCGGCGGACATCGCCCGCACCGACGGCAAATCCTCGCTCTACCTAGCAGTCGACGGCGTCACCGTTGCCGGTCTCGCGGCGCTCGCCTCCGCCAACGTCCCCGTCGCAGGCCTGGTGCTCGCCGGCACATCCGGCGCCGCCACCGTCGCCGCAGCCACACTCGGGATCCGCGCCGCCCGGCCAAACCTCGGCGGCGACGATGCAGAGGGCTGGCCGCGCTGGGCGAAGGCCGAGCCCGAGGAGATCCTGGCCGACCTTGCCGAGGACCGGCGCCTGGCCAAGATCCGGAAACTGTCCCAGATCTGCAAGCGCAAGATGAGGCACCTGCAATGGTGTGCTGACTGCACGCTGGCTGGGCTCATCGCCCTCGCGCTCGCCGCCGTCGTTACCATCGCCAGCTGA
- a CDS encoding restriction endonuclease, translating to MLVAIGSPLVGIPILLLAVAGLWLMRPGRTRYRIRAPRRPARISRPRTASISGYQAMTPGQFEHALADLCRRDGCTQVRVVGGAGDLAADVLATTPDGRKLLIQAKRFGPNTTVGSGDVQKVNGTYRDIHHAQLAAIVTTNRFTKDAEALARRVGIRAYDQHRLASWASRTGPAPWQ from the coding sequence GTGCTCGTCGCGATCGGCTCGCCCCTGGTCGGGATCCCCATCCTGCTCCTGGCCGTCGCAGGTTTGTGGCTCATGAGGCCCGGCCGTACCCGGTACAGGATCCGCGCACCGCGCAGGCCAGCACGCATCTCTCGGCCCCGCACCGCCAGCATCAGCGGCTACCAGGCCATGACCCCCGGCCAGTTCGAACACGCGCTCGCGGATCTCTGCCGACGCGACGGCTGCACCCAGGTGCGCGTCGTCGGCGGAGCCGGGGACCTGGCCGCAGACGTACTCGCCACCACCCCCGATGGTCGCAAACTCCTCATCCAGGCCAAGCGATTCGGACCCAACACCACCGTCGGCTCCGGCGATGTCCAAAAGGTCAACGGCACCTACCGCGACATCCACCACGCCCAGCTCGCCGCGATCGTCACCACCAACCGATTCACCAAAGACGCCGAAGCCCTCGCCCGCCGCGTCGGGATCCGCGCCTACGACCAGCACAGGCTCGCAAGTTGGGCGAGCCGCACCGGGCCCGCGCCCTGGCAGTGA
- a CDS encoding DUF6221 family protein codes for MTDDLVAFLRERLDEAEAVAKKDIWAADNATTGNWRAHYGENLPYSLIKAGDSVLMRVESEQHQADVLLAARFKPDTVRARACLVLAEVEAKRSLIDRYENHRVAHDHHVGGILTKYLVAELRTALRALALPYREHPNYRSEWAPDA; via the coding sequence GTGACCGACGACCTGGTGGCGTTCCTGCGCGAGCGCCTGGACGAGGCTGAAGCCGTGGCCAAAAAGGACATTTGGGCGGCCGACAACGCAACCACCGGCAACTGGCGCGCCCACTACGGCGAGAACCTGCCCTACTCGCTGATCAAAGCGGGCGACTCCGTCCTCATGCGCGTCGAGTCCGAGCAACACCAGGCCGACGTGCTGCTCGCCGCCCGCTTCAAGCCGGACACGGTGCGCGCGCGGGCCTGCCTCGTACTGGCCGAGGTCGAGGCGAAGCGGAGCCTCATCGACCGGTACGAGAACCACCGAGTCGCCCATGACCACCACGTCGGCGGCATCCTGACGAAATACCTCGTCGCCGAACTACGCACTGCGCTCCGAGCACTCGCCCTCCCATACCGCGAGCACCCGAACTACCGCAGCGAATGGGCACCCGACGCCTGA